A region of the Acidobacteriota bacterium genome:
GTCGACCAGGATCGCGAAGACCAGCGCAACGAAAAAAACACCGATCCACCCGATGACGGTCTTCATGAGGAAATCTCCCGACCGAGAAGGCGATCGGCGAGCAAACGCGCCAACTCCTCTGCCCGTCCCCGAAGGTCTGCTCGGGCGGATTCCGCCTCGCCCTTGAGAGTTTCGAGGGCCGCGTTGAGGCGCTCATCCGCATCCGCACGCGCGTGATCGAGGGTTTCCTGGCGCCTGTCCATCGCTCCCTGGCGTGCCTCGGCACGCATTTGCGACGAGTCTTTGGCGGCCTGGGCTATTTCGTCCTCGACCTGGCTGACGGCGGCGAGGTACTCCTCGTTTTTCGCCGACCACTCACGTTGCGCACCATCGGTACGGCGCTGACGCTCCGCGATGACCGTACCGACCGGTCGAATCAAGAAACGGTAAACAATCCAGAGGGTCACCCAGAAGCAAACCATGATGAAGATCAGGGACAGGTTTGGTGGGGTCATCGGCCGCTCCCGGCGCGATCCGCTCCCGCGCTCAGCACGGGGCGGCTCAAGCTAACAAATCCGTGTACTTCGGTCAAGATGTCGATGATACCTTATTTGTGTTTTTTTTCACGTCCTTTGAATCCATGCTCACGGCCCCCTCGAGGAAGGCACCATCCTCCATCACAAGCGCCGGCGTATGGATGTCCGCCCACACTTTCGCGCCGGCATGAAGCAGGACCTGCTCGGAGGCGCGAACCGTACCGCGCACCTCACCGCCGACGACGCAGCGAGCCACCTCGACCTCGCCTTCAACTACCCCTCCGTCCCCGACCACGAGCTCGGAGCGTGATCGGACCGTGCCCTCTACCCGGCCGTCGACGCGAAAGTAGTTGGAAAACTCGAGCTCTCCTCGAATCGTGCACCCGGAGTCCACAAAGCCGTTGAGAGACTCTCCTCGGGCCATCACTCACCCCCCATCAAAAGATCGAATACTCGCATCAACTCATCCTGGTCGCTGCAGGATATGACAACCACGCCCCCTCGGCGACCCGGCCTGATTTCTACGGGCGCCCCGAGGCGCAGTGAGAGCTTCTCTTCTGCCACCAGCAGGTTGGGGTCGCGCTGCGCTGATTTACGGCCGCCTCCTGATTTTCCTTTCGACCCACCACGACGGGCCTCGGCTGCCTCCCTCTCGAGTCCGCGAACCGAGAGACCGGTTGCGACGACGCGTTTGGCCCACTCACTGC
Encoded here:
- a CDS encoding ATP synthase F0 subunit B, yielding MTPPNLSLIFIMVCFWVTLWIVYRFLIRPVGTVIAERQRRTDGAQREWSAKNEEYLAAVSQVEDEIAQAAKDSSQMRAEARQGAMDRRQETLDHARADADERLNAALETLKGEAESARADLRGRAEELARLLADRLLGREISS
- a CDS encoding polymer-forming cytoskeletal protein; amino-acid sequence: MARGESLNGFVDSGCTIRGELEFSNYFRVDGRVEGTVRSRSELVVGDGGVVEGEVEVARCVVGGEVRGTVRASEQVLLHAGAKVWADIHTPALVMEDGAFLEGAVSMDSKDVKKNTNKVSSTS